Part of the Sphaerochaeta associata genome is shown below.
ACCCGAAAGGCAGTCCTCGATGCAGCAGGAGTTGAGTATGAGAATACTACAGCAGGCATCGAAGCTGCGTACCTGAAATCCGTTGAGGAAGCAAACGGGTATTATACCACCGAAGGCTCCGGCGGCAAGCGCTTCATCATCCCCCTTGAGGGACCGGGCCTTTGGGGTACCATCTCCATCATGGCTGGATTCGAAGAGGACCTGCAAACCTATACAGGAATTGCCATCGTCAGCCAAAACGAGACTCCGGGCTTGGGAGCCCGTATCGAGGAGCCGTGGTTCACCGCCCAATTCAAGGGTAAGCGGGCACCCTTTACATTGGTTGAGGAGGGCACTGCAAACGCTGTGAATGAAGTGGATGCCATCACCGGGGCGACCCGCACCTCGGAGTATTTCAGAAACCTTTCAAACCAAGGTGCAGATGCTGCCAAACGCATCATCAGAGGAGAGTGATATGGCAAAGAACCAACTACGTAAAACCTTTTTGGAACCACTTGGGAAGAACAACCCCGTGTTCGTCCAGATATTGGGCATTTGCTCCACCCTCGCAGTCACAAACAAGTTGCAGAACACATTGGTCATGACCCTCGGGGTTATGTTCACCACCGCTCTCTCCAGCTGGACCATCTCGTTGATGCGCAACCACATACCGTCAAGAATCCGTATGATGGTCGAGACCATGGTCATCGCAACCTTTGTCATCATCGTCGATATCGTACTCAAGGCTTTTTACCCGGAGATGTGGAAACAGCTTGGACCCTATGTCGGCCTGATCATCACCAACTGCATCGTCATGGGCCGTGTCGAGGCGTTTGCACTGCAGAACAAGCCGATGCTTTCACTCATCGACGGCCTCTCTTCCGGTCTTGGATACGCGTATGTACTGCTTGCCATCGCATTCGTCCGTGAGCTGCTTGGAACCGGAAGCCTCTGGGGCTTTAAAATTCTAGGTGACTGGTGGACAAACTGGGCGATTATGATCATGCCCCCGGGAGGATTCTTCGTCCTTGCCATCCTGATCTGGATCATTCGCGAAACGATCATGAAGGAGGCCGAACATGCATGACGCTCTACTGCCTTTCGCCGTATTCTTCGCCTCGATTTTCACCGGCAACATCCTGTTGACCAACTATCTGGGTACCTGTTCGTTCCTATCGGTATCCAAAGAGATGAAAACCTCGGTGGGGTTGGGAATCGCCGTCATTTTTGTCATGGCCACCACCACACCGCTGAACTGGCTTGTATATGAGTATCTGCTGCTGCCCTTCGGGCTTGAGTACCTGCGCTTCATCGTTTTCATCATCGTCATCGCCGCCTTCGTGCAACTCACCGAGATGACCATCGAACGATACAGCGAGCCGCTTTACCAATCGTTGGGAATATTTCTGCCTCTGATCACCGTCAACTGCGCGATCCTGGGCGTCAGCTTGTTCATGGTCATCCGAGAGTACTCGTTCTTTACCTCATTCCTGTTCGGGCTGGGCAGCGGCATCGGCTGGTTTGTCGCCATCATCGCCATGGCAGGCATCCGGGTGAAGTTGAAGAACGCCAAGGTTCCTCCCGCTCTGGAAGGACCTGGCATCACCTTGATAATCGCTGGATTCATGGCCATGGCTTTCATGGGTTTCTCCGGCATGATCGCCGTATCATAAGGAGAAGCACATGGTGACTACACTTCTGATCAGCATCGCCATCATCAGTCTCATCTCGGTCTTCCTCGCCCTGTTGATGGTCATAGCCGATGCCACCATCGGCAATTACGGGGTCGTAAAGATTTCCATCAACGATGGGACCAAAGAGCTGGAGGTAAAGGGCGGCCAACCGCTGCTCAAGGCATTGAACCAGGAAGGGGTGTTCATCCCTTCGGCCTGCGGCGGTCGAGGTTCCTGCGGCCTCTGCAAGGTTCGAGTGGTCCAAGGGGGTGGAGAGTACCTTCCCACCGAGCTTCCATTCATCAGCGAGGATGAGAAAAAGCAGCAGGTAAGACTATCCTGCCAGTTCAAGGTGAAGTCTGATGTCGCCATCGTCATTCCCGAGGAGCTGTTCTCGGTCAAGGAGTTCAAGACAAAGGTTGAGCGCATCCGCGACCTCACCCATGACATCAAGGAAGTTACACTTCGCCTTAAGGATGGAGAATCCATCACACCAAAGGCAGGCCAATACATCCAGTTCATGGTGCCTGAGTATGAAAACTCCGATGAGAGCGTATACCGCGCCTACTCCATCGCCTCGCCTCCGAATGACAACACCCGTGTCGAGCTTGAGATTCGTCTCGTGCCAAACGGTATCTGCACCACGTATGTTCATAAATTCCTCAAGGAAGGCGATGAAGTCACGATCAATGGTCCGTATGGGGATTTCTACCTTCGCAATTCAGAACGCAACATCATCTGCATTGCCGGCGGATCGGGTATGGCTCCCATCAAGTCCATCCTGCTCGATATGGTGGACAAGGGAATCGACCGCAAGACGATGTACTTCTTCGGCGCACGTTCCAAGCGCGACCTTTTCCTGCTCGATGAGATGCGTGAACTTGAACAACGTCTGCCCAATTTCACCTTTGTGCCCGCCTTGAGCGAGCCGGCGCCGGAAGACAACTGGGAAGGCGAGGTCGGACTTATCACCGATGTGGTCAGGCGCATGGTCAAGGACGGGCCGAACAGCGAGGCGTACCTGTGCGGAAGTCCGGGAATGATCAACGCCTGCATGACCGTTCTCACTGAGCTGAACGTCGCAGAGGAAAACATTTTCTACGATAAATTCTCATAACAAGGAGCCAACGATGAAACAGACGCCTGAATTCGACAAAATCCAACAGCAGATGAAAAAAGGCGTTATCACCTTGGATGGGTTCCTCGGTGATGACACACGCAACCTTGTCGATATCATTGCAAGCGACAGCATGACCGTCAACAGGCTCAACACAACCTGCAAGGCGATTGCCGACCGTATGGAATACTTCAAGAATCTGGGACTGACAGGACTCGGGGAGTTCATTTCTGTAGATGACACATTCGATGTGAAGGTCGACTCGGTGCGAGGTCTGCTTCCCTCCCCCTTTGGAGGGAAGGGCATGTATGGAAAGATCAACACCACGGTGGTGAACAAGAAAACCGGCAGATCGGTTGTCTATACCGACCTGCATATCCACTTCATTGCCGACCATTGCTTCTTTGAAGGCAAAGGCTCCCCGTTCAGACTCGAACCCGAGGATTTGGTGACAGTGCTTGAGGTGGGTGAAGGAGAGCAATAGACGCATAGAGAATCCAACGAAGAAGAGAAGCAGGTGGATGGCTGCCTGCTTTTCTTTCCAACTAGGTCCGATGCTTCTAGTATATGAGGAGAGACTGAGCTTGCAATATCCTATCAACACCATCCTGTCATCAATGAATGCAAAGCGGGTGTTGTCCATGGCGGCAATCTCTATTCCCGTCAATATCGCTCATATACTTTTCTTCACCCGGGGACTTCCCTCTTCCACTCCCATCGAATACACCTGGCGCATCGGCATCATCGCAAGTCATGCAACACTGGCGGTAGTATTCTCCATCCTCGGTCTCCTCGTTTTTTTATTCAATCGCAACATGATTAAATCAGGCATGCATCGCCCCGTCCCCTATATTGCGGCAGCGACCACGTTGGCAATGGGGGTTGTCATCGTAACAATCGACCAGTTGGTGACAACTAGCATCACACCCTACCTCGTCGGGTGTCTTGTCGTAGGCGTCGTATTTCTCCTGCACCCCCGGCAGGCACTTCTCTTATTCAGTCTTTCCTATCTGGCTTATTACTTTGCGCTGCCTATCACACAATCCAAGCCAGCCATTCTGCTCTCCAACCGGGTGAATGGGATTACCAGTGCAGGAATAGGACTCTTTCTGTCGATACTGCTGTACAGGTCCATGCATTCGGATTTACAACACAAGCAAACCATTGAAGAACAACAGAAAGAACTCGAGCAAAAGAATCTCCAGCTTGAACGGTTGGCCTTTTTCGATCAACTTACCGGTATCTACAACAGGCGAAAATTTGAGGAGCTCATCGGCAGGCAACTTGAGCTGATGAAGCAGGACAGGTTCCCGTCCTGTCTTGTTCTCGTTGACATCGATCGTTTCAAGGAGATCAACGATACGTATGGGCATCTCTTTGGAGACACAATCATGAAGGCGGTTGCAACAACCTTCGCAAAACACATTCGTCCCATTGATGTACTCGCACGATGGGGAGGTGATGAGTTTCTCATCCTCCTCTCACACACTACAGTCGATGAAGCACGAACACTGGTGGAGAACCTGCAACATGCAGTCGAAGCGATGCATACAGACGTTGGTTTTCAATCAGTCAAGGTTACCACCAGTTTTGGAATTGCCGCC
Proteins encoded:
- a CDS encoding FMN-binding protein, producing the protein MSIQKTFYKDRIYPLLFMFLTTFFCILLTAGIHLATQDRAEANELSFTRKAVLDAAGVEYENTTAGIEAAYLKSVEEANGYYTTEGSGGKRFIIPLEGPGLWGTISIMAGFEEDLQTYTGIAIVSQNETPGLGARIEEPWFTAQFKGKRAPFTLVEEGTANAVNEVDAITGATRTSEYFRNLSNQGADAAKRIIRGE
- a CDS encoding NADH:ubiquinone reductase (Na(+)-transporting) subunit D — translated: MAKNQLRKTFLEPLGKNNPVFVQILGICSTLAVTNKLQNTLVMTLGVMFTTALSSWTISLMRNHIPSRIRMMVETMVIATFVIIVDIVLKAFYPEMWKQLGPYVGLIITNCIVMGRVEAFALQNKPMLSLIDGLSSGLGYAYVLLAIAFVRELLGTGSLWGFKILGDWWTNWAIMIMPPGGFFVLAILIWIIRETIMKEAEHA
- a CDS encoding NADH:ubiquinone reductase (Na(+)-transporting) subunit E — encoded protein: MHDALLPFAVFFASIFTGNILLTNYLGTCSFLSVSKEMKTSVGLGIAVIFVMATTTPLNWLVYEYLLLPFGLEYLRFIVFIIVIAAFVQLTEMTIERYSEPLYQSLGIFLPLITVNCAILGVSLFMVIREYSFFTSFLFGLGSGIGWFVAIIAMAGIRVKLKNAKVPPALEGPGITLIIAGFMAMAFMGFSGMIAVS
- a CDS encoding NADH:ubiquinone reductase (Na(+)-transporting) subunit F, giving the protein MVTTLLISIAIISLISVFLALLMVIADATIGNYGVVKISINDGTKELEVKGGQPLLKALNQEGVFIPSACGGRGSCGLCKVRVVQGGGEYLPTELPFISEDEKKQQVRLSCQFKVKSDVAIVIPEELFSVKEFKTKVERIRDLTHDIKEVTLRLKDGESITPKAGQYIQFMVPEYENSDESVYRAYSIASPPNDNTRVELEIRLVPNGICTTYVHKFLKEGDEVTINGPYGDFYLRNSERNIICIAGGSGMAPIKSILLDMVDKGIDRKTMYFFGARSKRDLFLLDEMRELEQRLPNFTFVPALSEPAPEDNWEGEVGLITDVVRRMVKDGPNSEAYLCGSPGMINACMTVLTELNVAEENIFYDKFS
- a CDS encoding GGDEF domain-containing protein, whose translation is MQYPINTILSSMNAKRVLSMAAISIPVNIAHILFFTRGLPSSTPIEYTWRIGIIASHATLAVVFSILGLLVFLFNRNMIKSGMHRPVPYIAAATTLAMGVVIVTIDQLVTTSITPYLVGCLVVGVVFLLHPRQALLLFSLSYLAYYFALPITQSKPAILLSNRVNGITSAGIGLFLSILLYRSMHSDLQHKQTIEEQQKELEQKNLQLERLAFFDQLTGIYNRRKFEELIGRQLELMKQDRFPSCLVLVDIDRFKEINDTYGHLFGDTIMKAVATTFAKHIRPIDVLARWGGDEFLILLSHTTVDEARTLVENLQHAVEAMHTDVGFQSVKVTTSFGIAALQCGIDDPYGTAYKDADSALYQAKQLGKNRVEVAQIQS